CTTAAATTTCGAGTAAAAATAATCAATATTACTATATCCCACCTGCTGAGATACCTGATATATCTTTAGATCCGTCTCAAGTAATAGTCTTTTTGCATTCTGAATTCGGATTTTATTATATACATTATTGAAGCTCTCTCCAGTTTCTTTCTTAAATATTTTTCCAAGATATGCACTGTTATAGTTTAACATTTTAGCTATGTTTTCCAGCTTTAAATCCTGATTATAGTTTTTCTCCATGTAGGCTAACATACGTTTTACAACAGCATCCGATGTAGATACTCCGATGCATTTTGTGGTTTCAATGCAATAATTCAAAACCATTTCCATTAAGTGATCCAGATTATCTGCCTCTTTAATACCTACAAGTAATTGATCTAAATTTGGAAAGCTATCCTTTTTGCTTTCATATTTATGGTCAATTACACTATGAAGCAGTACTAGATTATGAATGACCAAAATCTTTATTTCTGATTCCTTCATCAGTTCATTTTTATATGTGTTTTTTAAATTCTGAATGATCTCTTCTATCGCTTCCGTATCTCCAATTTCTATCATATCGCAAAGCTTGTCATAAAACTTATCTCCTTTTTTCGGATTAATCTGATTAAGGATATCAATACTCACCGCATCCAATTCTTTATAAAGAAATTCGTATTCTAATAATAACCTCGCACACTCATAGGAAAAGCAGATATCCTCCCAATTTGCAACATCATGACCAATAGCGATAAAATACCCCTCTCCATACCTTTGTTTAATTCTATCATTATTTCTTATTAGAGTTTTCAAGATGTTCTGATAGGAGCTTCCCTTACAGATTAATATCAGCTTATCATCTATGGTAATCTTATCAACATTCATCAGGTTCTTCCCGATCATACCTTCCATTTCCTTAGTTACTAATGGATCATTGGCATCGATATAGAATTCCTTTCGATTAAGAATTGCAATGCAGAAGGAGTGATAATTAAAATCCATACCGTATAGCTTAATCTCTTTCCTAAGTGTCTCCTTATCCTCTGCATGCATAAGAAGCCGGTTAAGTACCTCCCTTCTTGCCATTAGCTCACTTAAAGTATAATAGTCATCCAGGTTTTTCTTCGCATCTAATTCCTCCCGAACCTCCTGGATGTTCTCCATAAGTTCTTCCTCATCAATGGGTTTTAATAAGTAGGCACGTACCCCAAGTGAAACAGCAGATCGTGCAAACTCGAAATCGGAATATCCTGTTAATATGATAAATTTTCCTTCAAATCCTTCTTTTTTCGCATCTCTTATCAACTCAATTCCACTCATTCCTGGCATTTTTACATCAACCAGGACTAAATCCGGCGAAAATTCCAGAACCTTTCGCAGACCATCTTTTCCATCTATTCCTTCGGCGCATATCTCGAAATTATATTTTTCCCACGAAATTAGTTGTTTAATTCCCTCTCTAACCACCGGTTCATCATCAATTATCATTAATCGATACATACCATGCTCCTTCCAGAGTATTTACAGTCTGATATCTTCAGGAATCTTAATAATAACCTTAGTTCCTATGTTTTCCTCGCTCTCAATATACAGTCCATACTCTTCACCGTACAATAGCTTAATTCTCTGATTTACATTACTAAGTCCGATATTACTACGAGTCAGTTTTCGAAAATCATTGAGGTTTTCATTGATTTCCTCAAGTTTATCCCTGGGAATTCCTATACCATCATCAATGATCTCGATTATCAGACTATCTTTCTTTTCAACGATAATCCGTATTTGCCCTTCTCCCTCCTTAGTTTCAAGGCCGTGAACAAAAGCATTCTCCACTACGGGCTGTATGATTAAGGGCATGATTTTTAGATATTCCGTTTCGCACTTTTCTAAGATTTGATAACTAACTCTACCACCAAATCGGTATTGCTGAATTTTTAAATAATATTCCACCAGCTCCAATTCCGACTTCAGTGTCACCAGCTTGTCTCCCACTGAAATATTTCGACGCATGATCTTCGCAAGCATCTTAACAAGCTCTTCAATCTCTAACTCACCATTACAACGGGCTTTCATACGAATTGTTTCCAGGGTATTATATAAGAAATGCGGATTGATCTGGCTAGCCAGCATCTTAAATTCAACATCCTTCTGGCGGCTATTTAGCTTTTCCTTCTGTACCTGTTCCTCATAAACGGTAGCAGTCAGTTGCTGAATACTATCAATCATAATATGGAGATCATGATATAACTCACTGATTTCATCCTTGTCCTCATGACTGGCATATATTTGAAAATCCCCTGCAGCTGCCCTGTGGAGTTGATTCTTAAATTCATCCAATCTCTTTATAAATCTTTCGGTACATATTCCCAATAAGATCACTGAGGTGATAACACATATTATAATGATACAAGCTGCAGTAATCATTTGTGTTCTTGAGTCATTTCTCATTAAGAAAAGGAGAAATACTAATGGTATAATTTCGCAAATGATATAGATTATAAATATGTTTTTAATCAGTCTGGTTCTTCTTACTTTATAAATCAAATCCTTTAATTGTCCCATATTCCATCCTCATGTATACTATCCATATGACTAATCTACCGTAACCAAGTAAATACGGTCTTTTATCATATGGAAAACAATTTTATTACCTTCCATGATATACTCGACTTCATTACCCCAGCTGTCTCGAATATGATATTTGCTGTAAATCTTCTTAATCGCACAATTTCTATCTGTGATGGACAGGATTCTAGCCTTCACTAATTTGTGATCTGACCATTCCATATCAACGGTAAAACCTCCTCTGGCTCTCATACCTGTGATTTTACCCTTCTTCCAGCCACTGGGTAAAGCAGGCAGAAAATGAAGCTCCTCATGGTAACTCTGAAGTAGCATTTCCAAAATTGCAGCTGTACCCCCAAAATTCCCGTCAA
The nucleotide sequence above comes from Variimorphobacter saccharofermentans. Encoded proteins:
- a CDS encoding response regulator transcription factor, whose amino-acid sequence is MYRLMIIDDEPVVREGIKQLISWEKYNFEICAEGIDGKDGLRKVLEFSPDLVLVDVKMPGMSGIELIRDAKKEGFEGKFIILTGYSDFEFARSAVSLGVRAYLLKPIDEEELMENIQEVREELDAKKNLDDYYTLSELMARREVLNRLLMHAEDKETLRKEIKLYGMDFNYHSFCIAILNRKEFYIDANDPLVTKEMEGMIGKNLMNVDKITIDDKLILICKGSSYQNILKTLIRNNDRIKQRYGEGYFIAIGHDVANWEDICFSYECARLLLEYEFLYKELDAVSIDILNQINPKKGDKFYDKLCDMIEIGDTEAIEEIIQNLKNTYKNELMKESEIKILVIHNLVLLHSVIDHKYESKKDSFPNLDQLLVGIKEADNLDHLMEMVLNYCIETTKCIGVSTSDAVVKRMLAYMEKNYNQDLKLENIAKMLNYNSAYLGKIFKKETGESFNNVYNKIRIQNAKRLLLETDLKIYQVSQQVGYSNIDYFYSKFKKYVGISPKEFKHKD
- a CDS encoding sensor histidine kinase codes for the protein MGQLKDLIYKVRRTRLIKNIFIIYIICEIIPLVFLLFLMRNDSRTQMITAACIIIICVITSVILLGICTERFIKRLDEFKNQLHRAAAGDFQIYASHEDKDEISELYHDLHIMIDSIQQLTATVYEEQVQKEKLNSRQKDVEFKMLASQINPHFLYNTLETIRMKARCNGELEIEELVKMLAKIMRRNISVGDKLVTLKSELELVEYYLKIQQYRFGGRVSYQILEKCETEYLKIMPLIIQPVVENAFVHGLETKEGEGQIRIIVEKKDSLIIEIIDDGIGIPRDKLEEINENLNDFRKLTRSNIGLSNVNQRIKLLYGEEYGLYIESEENIGTKVIIKIPEDIRL